The genomic stretch GCCAAATCGGGAAGACGACACTCTACCTCCAAGTAATCGACGATCTACTCGATCGGGACGTTCCCCCCGGCAACATCCTCTACGTCACGTTCGACCACCCGCTCCTCAAGCTCGTCGGTATCGAACGGCTGCTCGAACTCTGGCGCGAACACGAACCGGTGCAGGACGGTCCCGAGTACCTCTTCCTCGACGAGATTCAGGTCACCAAAGACTGGCAGGTGTGGCTGAAGCACCAGATCGACTTCGAAAAACGCCGCAGGATCGCCGTCACCGGCTCGGCTACGCCGTTGGCCACGGAAGGACAGGAGTCCGGAGTCGGTCGCTGGCACACCATCCGTCTCGCGACGCTCTCGTTCTTCGAGTATCTCCAGTTGCGGCGCCTCGAGCTGCCTCCGCTTCCGCACGTGACCTCGCTTCGCTCCCTCTTCGAATGGAAGACGGCGGACTTCGAACGCATCGGACCCCTCGCGCGCCCTCTCACTGCCCTTTTCCACGAGTACCTCCTCCGCGGAGGGTTTCCCCAATCGGCCCAGATCGAGAGCATTCCGCTCGCCCAAAAACTCCTGCGCGAAGACATCGTCGACAAGGTTCTCAAACGCGACATGACCGCCCTCTTCGGCGTGCGTCGCGTCCTGGAACTCGAACAGGTCTTTCTCTTCCTCTGCCTTCACGACGGCAGCCAACTGAACGTCGCGGAGCTGTGCAGCAGCCTGCAACTGAAGAAGCCCACCGTATCCAACTTCATCACACTTCTCGAATCCGCGCATCTCGTGCACAGGCTCTTGCCGATCGGGTACGGAAAGTCGGTCCTGCGAGCCCAACCCAAGGTCTACCTCGCAGACGCTGCGCTCGCACCCAGCGTCCTTCTCAAAGGAAAGGGGATGCTCGAGGACGACGACGCCCTCGCCCGCGCCGTGGAAACAGCGTTCTTCAAACACGTCTTCACTCGCTACTACGCGCAGAGCGTGAGCTTTTCCTACTGGAGAGGAAAACGCGGGCACGAAGTCGACGTCATCGCGGACACCGGAGACCGTCTCGTGCCGTTCGAAGTCAAGTATCGCGCCCGTGCGCACACGGGAATGTCCGATCTCAAGGGCATTCTCGAGTTCTGCTCCGAGCGCAAGGTGGACTCGGCCTACGTCGTGACACGGGAATCGAACGACTTCGGCGTAGAGAACCTCGACCCTTCCTCGCATCCCCGTCGATTGCTCAGAATACCCGCACCGCTCGCCTGCTACTGGCTGGGGCGTTCCGAACTCGAGTCGTCGCACCCGCGCACGGAGCCCGTCGACGCCTGATCACGGGATCTCGTAGATCTCCGCCAACACGATCCCGGTGGCGCCGTCCGCGCCCGAGACGTGGATGGTGTATCCAGTATGTGGAGGCACGGT from Opitutales bacterium ASA1 encodes the following:
- a CDS encoding ATP-binding protein; translated protein: MIASNAELFAVLRQFNPWWAGGRSPDLPKWRRAAFKEIADWSLNPPAHRAILLSGARQIGKTTLYLQVIDDLLDRDVPPGNILYVTFDHPLLKLVGIERLLELWREHEPVQDGPEYLFLDEIQVTKDWQVWLKHQIDFEKRRRIAVTGSATPLATEGQESGVGRWHTIRLATLSFFEYLQLRRLELPPLPHVTSLRSLFEWKTADFERIGPLARPLTALFHEYLLRGGFPQSAQIESIPLAQKLLREDIVDKVLKRDMTALFGVRRVLELEQVFLFLCLHDGSQLNVAELCSSLQLKKPTVSNFITLLESAHLVHRLLPIGYGKSVLRAQPKVYLADAALAPSVLLKGKGMLEDDDALARAVETAFFKHVFTRYYAQSVSFSYWRGKRGHEVDVIADTGDRLVPFEVKYRARAHTGMSDLKGILEFCSERKVDSAYVVTRESNDFGVENLDPSSHPRRLLRIPAPLACYWLGRSELESSHPRTEPVDA